A DNA window from Daucus carota subsp. sativus chromosome 3, DH1 v3.0, whole genome shotgun sequence contains the following coding sequences:
- the LOC108214978 gene encoding cytochrome c encodes MASFGEAPAGNKDVGAKIFKTKCAQCHTVEQGQGHKQGPNLNGLFGRQSGTTAGYSYSAANKGKAVIWEENTLYDYLLNPKKYIPGTKMVFPGLKKPQERADLIAYLKDATA; translated from the exons ATGGCTTCGTTCGGAGAAGCACCAGCAGGCAACAAAGACGTGGGAGCAAAGATCTTCAAGACCAAGTGTGCTCAGTGTCACACCGTTGAACAAGGCCAAGGTCACAAGCAAG GACCCAATCTCAATGGGCTTTTTGGAAGACAATCTGGAACAACGGCCGGATATTCCTACTCTGCTGCGAACAAGGGCAAGGCTGTGATCTGGGAAGAGAACACTTTGTATGATTACTTGCTCAACCCCAAGAAG TATATTCCTGGAACTAAGATGGTTTTCCCGGGACTGAAGAAGCCACAGGAACGTGCGGACCTCATCGCATATCTGAAGGATGCTACTGCATAA
- the LOC108212128 gene encoding protein ATAF2-like, producing the protein MGDDDETRSGWRFDPFDQELIADYLKPRITRKQFSCTLVKNREVYGPCSNPWQVFDPKDECWLKSPRIKPSQKYMFVFTRLSKLSSSAASKNTSKKAGCGTWVGKTSRKKIRDDKGDLIGESRYLVFEINETHSAALGVGVDLNKLGSYTMHEYRLSGINEALNSAEDTVVICKITHDSSKTPTIALKSGATMANCVSGSTSEARFKEDSDKNLGGTGSLTTENLTKVDGAVCNDLDGAVCDDLDGRNTLTSENLITVDNVEESGILTSQSLAVINSDVGELYEPLDYNDLSVWDDLDINDLSVWDDCGGGFGLDDLPSGDICLDELGGYDTDWIMACLDSNHQEEPVENSKPGKRKFEDEENSCPNKKTCL; encoded by the coding sequence ATGGGAGATGATGATGAAACAAGGAGTGGGTGGAGGTTTGATCCCTTCGATCAAGAATTAATCGCTGATTATCTCAAGCCCAGGATTACCAGAAAACAATTCTCATGCACTCTTGTCAAGAACAGAGAAGTGTATGGCCCTTGTTCCAATCCATGGCAAGtttttgatcccaaggatgaaTGTTGGCTCAAGTCCCCTCGTATTAAACCCTCTCAGAAGTACATGTTTGTGTTCACCAGATTGTCCAAACTATCAAGCAGTGCTGCTTCCAAAAACACCTCCAAAAAAGCGGGGtgtgggacttgggttggcAAGACAAGTCGGAAGAAAATCAGGGATGATAAGGGCGATTTGATTGGGGAGAGCAGATATTTGGTGTTTGAAATCAATGAGACTCATTCTGCAGCACTTGGGGTGGGAGTTGATTTAAATAAACTCGGTTCTTATACAATGCATGAGTATCGATTGAGTGGAATAAACGAAGCACTCAATTCTGCTGAGGATACTGTTGTTATTTGTAAAATCACTCACGATTCTTCTAAGACTCCCACTATTGCTCTCAAGTCGGGTGCCACAATGGCTAATTGTGTGTCTGGAAGTACTAGTGAAGCTCGATTTAAAGAAGACAGCGACAAAAATCTTGGAGGAACCGGCAGTCTGACAACAGAAAATCTGACTAAAGTAGATGGTGCTGTTTGTAATGATCTTGATGGTGCTGTTTGTGATGATCTTGATGGAAGAAATACTCTGACTTCAGAAAATCTGATCACAGTGGATAATGTTGAGGAAAGCGGGATTTTAACCTCACAAAGTTTGGCTGTGATAAACAGTGATGTTGGTGAATTGTATGAACCTCTAGATTACAATGATCTTTCAGTTTGGGATGATCTAGATATCAATGATCTTTCAGTTTGGGATGATTGTGGTGGGGGTTTCGGTCTTGATGACCTCCCTAGTGGAGATATTTGTTTGGATGAGCTAGGTGGTTATGACACAGATTGGATAATGGCATGTCTGGATTCTAATCACCAAGAGGAGCCTGTTGAAAACAGCAAACCTgggaaaagaaaatttgaagacGAAGAGAATTCATGCCCGAACAAGAAGACCTGTCTCTAG
- the LOC108214977 gene encoding cytochrome c-like — translation MASFGEAPAGNKDVGAKIFKTKCAQCHTVEQGQGHKQGPNLNGLFGRQSGTTAGYSYSAANKGKAVIWEENTLYDYLLNPKKYIPGTKMVFPGLKKPQERADLIAYLKDATA, via the exons ATGGCGTCGTTCGGAGAAGCACCAGCAGGCAACAAAGACGTGGGAGCAAAGATCTTTAAGACCAAGTGTGCTCAGTGTCACACCGTTGAACAAGGCCAAGGTCACAAGCAAG GACCCAATCTCAATGGGCTTTTTGGAAGACAATCTGGAACAACGGCCGGATATTCCTATTCGGCTGCGAACAAGGGCAAGGCTGTGATCTGGGAAGAGAACACTTTGTATGATTACTTGCTCAACCCCAAGAAG TATATTCCTGGAACTAAGATGGTTTTCCCGGGACTGAAGAAGCCACAGGAACGTGCAGATCTCATTGCATACCTGAAGGATGCTACTGCATAA